The following proteins are encoded in a genomic region of Synechococcus sp. CBW1002:
- a CDS encoding ThiF family adenylyltransferase, which yields MPDRPSPPQSHVRTTVLFPADLAGWPDGSPLYGYAHPDTGQTLVLDSCGNQPPRHQPRAVLLGWLEPQATGNDELAAADAPSLVVRRDGELLRFWLDGQPCQAQPYDLESALFSRHTCLLEERRLQDAGVIICGCGSVGGLAALELARSGVGRFLLIDPDLLSLENLCRHPCGLADVGRRKVDATAERIHQINPNAVVQVQATTIERLDPAVVQAFASGAEPSGEAQCAEAARQGGPITLMLACADSRRADRHAARLAAALELPFLAIGLWERAFAGEIFYSHPAEPMPCYGCAFEELSQGGQGNHGTGEMGGEERQSLQALSGKQESQRRFYATEAALEKLDFQPGLSIDIAYVTQIGLKLALDLLNLHTPSYAPRLLGKLSQFTLVCNSNDPRLGGERAEIFSHPLQVTTSIQVGYGQGCPPCRWRD from the coding sequence ATGCCTGATCGCCCCTCACCACCCCAATCCCACGTGCGCACGACCGTGCTTTTCCCCGCCGATCTGGCCGGCTGGCCGGACGGCAGCCCCCTCTACGGCTACGCCCACCCCGACACAGGTCAGACGCTGGTCCTGGACAGCTGTGGCAACCAACCTCCGCGGCATCAACCCCGAGCTGTGCTGCTCGGTTGGCTGGAACCCCAGGCCACTGGCAATGACGAGCTGGCAGCCGCTGACGCCCCATCGCTTGTGGTGCGCCGCGATGGCGAGTTGCTGCGCTTCTGGCTCGACGGCCAGCCCTGCCAAGCCCAGCCCTACGACCTGGAGAGCGCCCTGTTTTCCAGACACACGTGCCTGCTGGAGGAGCGCCGCCTGCAGGACGCGGGCGTCATCATCTGCGGCTGCGGCTCGGTGGGCGGCCTGGCGGCCCTGGAGCTGGCCCGCAGCGGTGTGGGGCGCTTCCTGCTGATCGACCCCGACCTGCTGTCGCTCGAGAACCTCTGCCGCCATCCCTGTGGCCTGGCTGACGTGGGCCGCCGCAAGGTGGATGCCACCGCCGAGCGGATCCATCAGATCAATCCCAACGCGGTGGTGCAGGTGCAGGCCACGACGATCGAGCGGCTCGATCCGGCCGTGGTGCAGGCCTTCGCGAGTGGGGCGGAGCCTTCCGGAGAAGCGCAATGTGCTGAAGCCGCACGGCAGGGCGGGCCGATCACGCTGATGCTGGCCTGCGCCGACAGTCGCAGGGCTGATCGTCATGCCGCACGCCTCGCCGCCGCGCTGGAACTGCCCTTTCTGGCGATCGGCCTGTGGGAGCGGGCCTTCGCGGGTGAGATCTTCTACAGCCACCCGGCTGAGCCGATGCCCTGCTACGGCTGCGCCTTCGAGGAACTGAGCCAGGGAGGGCAGGGCAACCACGGGACCGGAGAAATGGGTGGAGAGGAACGCCAGAGCCTTCAGGCTCTCAGCGGCAAGCAGGAGTCGCAGCGACGCTTTTATGCCACAGAAGCAGCACTCGAGAAGCTCGACTTCCAACCGGGTCTCAGCATCGACATCGCCTACGTCACCCAGATCGGCCTCAAGCTCGCCCTCGATCTGCTGAACCTCCACACCCCCTCCTACGCGCCAAGGCTGCTCGGCAAGCTCAGCCAGTTCACGTTGGTCTGCAACAGCAACGATCCCCGTCTCGGCGGCGAGCGGGCCGAGATCTTCTCCCATCCACTGCAGGTCACCACCTCCATCCAGGTGGGGTACGGCCAGGGGTGCCCGCCCTGCCGCTGGAGGGACTGA
- a CDS encoding Mov34/MPN/PAD-1 family protein: MLNLHFWPRTSERVIFSSRAHAAIVAETHAQHPNETGGILLGHHSQGRWHVIEAIDPGPAARFTPTTFEYDTTYVTHLARKMAGVYEEPLSLIGLWHRHPGSFDRFSAEDDVTNRRYAEQSPAGAISCLVNLDPHFRITAYHVPADLAYRRLPISCGDQAIPRALLEPRHRSCLHPAALEHHRQQRVLQTLLAACVDRCSTPQPLAPGLTALLEPLLEQLEAQDRLAYALQPCGSDLCLALVERSGPQQRALLLQACEDQLWVQVPGSRERLRLEPEQLSLLWTEPCHA; the protein is encoded by the coding sequence ATGTTGAACCTCCACTTCTGGCCGCGTACCTCTGAGCGTGTCATCTTCTCGAGCCGTGCCCATGCGGCGATCGTGGCCGAAACCCACGCGCAGCATCCCAACGAAACCGGCGGCATCCTGCTCGGTCACCACAGCCAGGGTCGCTGGCATGTGATTGAGGCGATCGATCCAGGTCCGGCCGCCCGCTTCACTCCCACCACCTTCGAATACGACACCACCTATGTGACCCACCTGGCCCGCAAGATGGCCGGTGTTTATGAAGAGCCCCTCAGCCTGATCGGCCTCTGGCATCGCCATCCCGGCAGCTTTGATCGCTTCTCCGCGGAGGATGACGTCACCAACCGCCGCTACGCCGAGCAGTCACCTGCCGGGGCCATCTCCTGCCTGGTCAACCTCGATCCCCATTTCCGGATCACGGCCTATCACGTACCGGCCGACCTGGCCTATCGGCGCCTGCCCATCTCCTGCGGGGATCAGGCCATCCCCAGGGCCCTGCTCGAACCCCGCCACCGCAGCTGCCTGCACCCCGCCGCGCTGGAACACCACCGCCAGCAACGGGTTCTGCAGACCCTGCTCGCTGCATGTGTGGATCGCTGCTCCACACCACAACCACTGGCCCCGGGGCTGACGGCGCTGTTGGAGCCGCTGCTGGAGCAGCTGGAGGCGCAGGATCGCCTTGCCTATGCCCTACAGCCCTGCGGCAGCGATCTCTGCCTGGCCCTGGTGGAGCGCTCGGGCCCGCAGCAACGCGCCCTGCTTCTTCAGGCCTGCGAGGACCAGTTGTGGGTTCAGGTTCCTGGATCCAGGGAACGACTCCGCTTGGAACCCGAGCAGCTGTCGCTGTTGTGGACAGAGCCCTGCCATGCCTGA